From Oryza sativa Japonica Group chromosome 4, ASM3414082v1, one genomic window encodes:
- the LOC4335539 gene encoding kinetochore-associated protein KNL-2 homolog isoform X2, with protein sequence MGTEPSQTPTPPPPPPPASPRRRAPQPATILSPSFSRNPLRATAASASASAGPVPSPSSSSDCEEHPCVELFDWWLKRVEGDDRKVRIAGHTERNHKPHLFTSAPIVKRHKACMLEAEDSIIVLIDGPLDLSQMENNGYSLEVCEKFMTGFPCLWESYNLGSQQSCSYTSISRDGRTKFYLERFQIGNFIDKVGSSFLANLLNNSRSSSAKEKTTAFNEGSTGSLAVCNKVGNQQIDLVVKSFSKERGHGNIDLSASLTSIEETTRDKTSEDAGNQNEFIHSDAEYQEAGSHLVNSDSIYGMSTESGNQNEFIHADAEHQEVGSHVVNSDSNFDMSTDNMICEMGDGSANAGSAVSQGSKEVLATVLPERANLSPDSCLDNILPISTCNSNNCLENQGFPEIAQHMTLNEEVVPNEDISTSVHSDVESLGNPVGPAEVQRSECDILQGAPRSPKQNVGSAQEQRPEQSMSQGAARSPMIRTPIPDGAPSLRNQHLGSAQEQRSEHFMLKGATRSPMIRTPIPYGHYSPLTRGKAKSSSVSTPESLKLRRTRSGRVVVPTLDPGCQRIVYDRDGLVSGVAGLEFESPPLKGNESRTPESKRRVR encoded by the exons atgggcACCGAACCCTCCCAAACCCCtacccccccgccgccgccgccgccggcgagccctcgccggcgcgcgccgcaGCCGGCCACCATCCTCAGCCCTTCCTTCTCGCGGAACCCTCtacgcgccaccgccgcctccgcctccgcctccgccggccccgtcccctccccctcctcctcctccgactgCGAGGAGCACCCCTGC GTGGAGCTGTTCGATTGGTGGCTGAAGAGGGTGGAGGGGGACGACCGGAAGGTCCGCATCGCCGGCCACACGGAAAG GAACCACAAACCCCATCTATTCACTTCTGCACCCATTGTAAAACGGCATAAGGCTTGTATGCTTGAAGCTGAAGACAGCATCATAGTGTTAATTGATGGCCCGTTGGACCTTTCGCAAATGGAAAATAATGGATATTCGCTTGAG GTCTGCGAAAAATTCATGACTGGATTTCCATGCTTGTGGGAGAGTTACAACTTAGGATCTCAACAGAGCTGTTCTTACACTAGCATTTCACGAGATGGCCGAACTAAATTTTATTTGGAGCGATTCCAGATAGGAAACTTTATTGATAAAGTTGGATCTTCTTTCCTAGCGAACCTTCTTAACAACTCAAGAAGTTCCTCAG CAAAGGAAAAGACTACTGCTTTTAACGAAGGCAGTACAGGATCTCTAGCTGTATGTAACAAGGTGGGTAATCAGCAGATAGACTTGGTCGTGAAGAGCTTTTCTAAAGAAAGGGGTCATGGCAATATAGATCTTAGTGCATCTTTGACTTCTATAGAAGAAACTACTAGGGACAAAACTTCTGAAGATGCAGGGAATCAGAATGAATTTATCCATTCAGATGCAGAATATCAGGAGGCTGGCAGCCATCTTGTCAACTCTGATTCAATTTACGGTATGTCCACTGAGTCAGGGAATCAGAATGAATTTATCCATGCAGATGCAGAACATCAGGAGGTTGGCAGCCATGTTGTCAACTCCGATTCAAATTTCGATATGTCCACTGATAATATGATCTGTGAGATGGGAGATGGAAGTGCTAATGCTGGCAGTGCAGTGAGTCAGGGATCTAAAGAGGTTTTAGCCACCGTGCTACCTGAAAGGGCTAATCTCTCCCCAGACAGTTGTTTGGACAATATTCTACCCATAAGTACATGTAATAGCAATAATTGCTTGGAAAATCAAGGTTTCCCGGAAATAGCTCAGCACATGACATTGAACGAGGAGGTAGTACCAAATGAAGACATTTCAACTTCAGTTCATTCAGATGTGGAGTCCCTGGGAAAT CCTGTAGGCCCAGCAGAGGTGCAGAGATCAGAGTGTGACATATTACAGGGTGCTCCTAGATCACCTAAGCAGAATGTAGGCTCAGCACAGGAGCAGAGACCTGAGCAGTCCATGTCACAAGGTGCTGCTAGATCGCCAATGATCAGAACTCCAATTCCAGAT GGTGCTCCTAGCTTGCGTAATCAGCATTTAGGCTCAGCACAGGAGCAGAGATCTGAGCATTTCATGTTAAAGGGCGCTACTAGATCGCCAATGATCAGAACTCCAATTCCATAT GGACATTATTCTCCTCTTACCCGTGGCAAGGCCAAGTCATCATCAGTTTCAACACCTGAATCTCTCAAACTGAGAAGAACTAGATCAG GTCGCGTGGTAGTTCCCACATTGGATCCTGGATGCCAAAGGATCGTCTATGACAGA GACGGTTTGGTTTCAGGTGTGGCTGGCTTAGAGTTTGAATCACCACCTCTCAAAG GGAACGAGTCAAGGACTCCTGAGAGCAAGAGAAGGGTCCGTTGA
- the LOC4335539 gene encoding kinetochore-associated protein KNL-2 homolog isoform X1: MGTEPSQTPTPPPPPPPASPRRRAPQPATILSPSFSRNPLRATAASASASAGPVPSPSSSSDCEEHPCVELFDWWLKRVEGDDRKVRIAGHTERNHKPHLFTSAPIVKRHKACMLEAEDSIIVLIDGPLDLSQMENNGYSLEVCEKFMTGFPCLWESYNLGSQQSCSYTSISRDGRTKFYLERFQIGNFIDKVGSSFLANLLNNSRSSSGNDADSFEKGSYLSNKKPRFEEYTCDLDISAKEKTTAFNEGSTGSLAVCNKVGNQQIDLVVKSFSKERGHGNIDLSASLTSIEETTRDKTSEDAGNQNEFIHSDAEYQEAGSHLVNSDSIYGMSTESGNQNEFIHADAEHQEVGSHVVNSDSNFDMSTDNMICEMGDGSANAGSAVSQGSKEVLATVLPERANLSPDSCLDNILPISTCNSNNCLENQGFPEIAQHMTLNEEVVPNEDISTSVHSDVESLGNPVGPAEVQRSECDILQGAPRSPKQNVGSAQEQRPEQSMSQGAARSPMIRTPIPDGAPSLRNQHLGSAQEQRSEHFMLKGATRSPMIRTPIPYGHYSPLTRGKAKSSSVSTPESLKLRRTRSGRVVVPTLDPGCQRIVYDRDGLVSGVAGLEFESPPLKGNESRTPESKRRVR; the protein is encoded by the exons atgggcACCGAACCCTCCCAAACCCCtacccccccgccgccgccgccgccggcgagccctcgccggcgcgcgccgcaGCCGGCCACCATCCTCAGCCCTTCCTTCTCGCGGAACCCTCtacgcgccaccgccgcctccgcctccgcctccgccggccccgtcccctccccctcctcctcctccgactgCGAGGAGCACCCCTGC GTGGAGCTGTTCGATTGGTGGCTGAAGAGGGTGGAGGGGGACGACCGGAAGGTCCGCATCGCCGGCCACACGGAAAG GAACCACAAACCCCATCTATTCACTTCTGCACCCATTGTAAAACGGCATAAGGCTTGTATGCTTGAAGCTGAAGACAGCATCATAGTGTTAATTGATGGCCCGTTGGACCTTTCGCAAATGGAAAATAATGGATATTCGCTTGAG GTCTGCGAAAAATTCATGACTGGATTTCCATGCTTGTGGGAGAGTTACAACTTAGGATCTCAACAGAGCTGTTCTTACACTAGCATTTCACGAGATGGCCGAACTAAATTTTATTTGGAGCGATTCCAGATAGGAAACTTTATTGATAAAGTTGGATCTTCTTTCCTAGCGAACCTTCTTAACAACTCAAGAAGTTCCTCAGGTAATGATGCTGATTCCTTTGAAAAAGGTTCCTATTTGTCAAACAAAAAACCAAGATTTGAGGAATACACCTGCGACCTTGACATTTCAGCAAAGGAAAAGACTACTGCTTTTAACGAAGGCAGTACAGGATCTCTAGCTGTATGTAACAAGGTGGGTAATCAGCAGATAGACTTGGTCGTGAAGAGCTTTTCTAAAGAAAGGGGTCATGGCAATATAGATCTTAGTGCATCTTTGACTTCTATAGAAGAAACTACTAGGGACAAAACTTCTGAAGATGCAGGGAATCAGAATGAATTTATCCATTCAGATGCAGAATATCAGGAGGCTGGCAGCCATCTTGTCAACTCTGATTCAATTTACGGTATGTCCACTGAGTCAGGGAATCAGAATGAATTTATCCATGCAGATGCAGAACATCAGGAGGTTGGCAGCCATGTTGTCAACTCCGATTCAAATTTCGATATGTCCACTGATAATATGATCTGTGAGATGGGAGATGGAAGTGCTAATGCTGGCAGTGCAGTGAGTCAGGGATCTAAAGAGGTTTTAGCCACCGTGCTACCTGAAAGGGCTAATCTCTCCCCAGACAGTTGTTTGGACAATATTCTACCCATAAGTACATGTAATAGCAATAATTGCTTGGAAAATCAAGGTTTCCCGGAAATAGCTCAGCACATGACATTGAACGAGGAGGTAGTACCAAATGAAGACATTTCAACTTCAGTTCATTCAGATGTGGAGTCCCTGGGAAAT CCTGTAGGCCCAGCAGAGGTGCAGAGATCAGAGTGTGACATATTACAGGGTGCTCCTAGATCACCTAAGCAGAATGTAGGCTCAGCACAGGAGCAGAGACCTGAGCAGTCCATGTCACAAGGTGCTGCTAGATCGCCAATGATCAGAACTCCAATTCCAGAT GGTGCTCCTAGCTTGCGTAATCAGCATTTAGGCTCAGCACAGGAGCAGAGATCTGAGCATTTCATGTTAAAGGGCGCTACTAGATCGCCAATGATCAGAACTCCAATTCCATAT GGACATTATTCTCCTCTTACCCGTGGCAAGGCCAAGTCATCATCAGTTTCAACACCTGAATCTCTCAAACTGAGAAGAACTAGATCAG GTCGCGTGGTAGTTCCCACATTGGATCCTGGATGCCAAAGGATCGTCTATGACAGA GACGGTTTGGTTTCAGGTGTGGCTGGCTTAGAGTTTGAATCACCACCTCTCAAAG GGAACGAGTCAAGGACTCCTGAGAGCAAGAGAAGGGTCCGTTGA